CAGGACGCGGCCTTGGCGGTGTTCGATCAGATAGGCCGGGATCGGCACGGTGATGCGGCCCGCCTCGCCGGCGAGGAAGGCGTCGCGCGCATCGCTGAGATGGCCGCAGGTGAAGGCGAAGAGCGCCGCCGTCACCTCAATGCTCCCCGATCGCCGCCAGCACCGTGTCCTCGGTCAGGATCTGCGGCAGCACCGTCGCCTCCGCCGCCCCCGGCGGATAATAGAGGTAGAGCGGCACGCCGTATCGTCCGTGTACGGACAAAAGCGCCGTGATCGCCGGATCGCGCCGCGTCCAGTCGGCGACGACATAGGCGACATGGCGGCGCGCGAACGCCGCTTTCAAGCGCGGCCCCGACAGCGCGACCTCGTCGTTGACCAGGCAGGTGATGCACCACGCCGCCGTCGCGTTGACGAACACCGGCCGGCCCTCGCCGCGCAGCGCCGCGAGCCGCGCCGCCGAATAAGGCTCCGACGCCAGACCGGTGGCGTTCACGCTCGACGCTTGCGCCGGCAGCGCCTTGAGGACGGAGAGACAGGACAGCGCCGCGAGAATGGCGACCAGGGTCAGCAGCGCCCCGATCCCGCGGCCGCGCGGCGCGAAGCTGCGCGACAGGCCCCAGATCCAGGCGCCGAATCCGACTGCGACCATCGCCGCCAGCACCGCCGCCACCGCATTGGCGCCCGCCTGCTGCGCCAGCACCCAGACGAGCCACGCCGCGGTGCCGTACATCGCGAAGGCCAGCGCCTGCTTGAACACGATCATCCAGGTCCCGGGCCGCGGCAGCGCGCGCAGCAGCAGCGGCGAGACGCCGACCGCGACGAACGGCGCGGCGAAGCCGATGCCGAGCGCGAGGAACACGCCGAGCGCCAGGGCCGCGGGCTGCGTCAGGGCAAAGCCGAGCGCCGCCGCCATGAACGGCGCGGTGCAGGGCGCCGCGACCGCGACGGCCAGCACGCCGGTGAAGAACGAGCCCACCGCGCCGCCCGCATGGGTGAGCCGGTCGCCGCCGCCGAAGCCCGCGACCTCGAACACACCCGACAGGTTGAGCCCGACGCCGAACATCAACAGCGCGAAACCCGCGACGACGATCGGCTCCTGCAACTGGAAGCCCCAGCCGATCGCCGCGCCGCCGGCGCGCAAGCCCAGCAGCAGGCCGCCCAGCGCCAGGAAGCTCAGCACCGCGCCGGCGCCATAGGCGACGCTCTCGCGCACCGCTTCGCGGCGGTCGCGTCCCGCCTGCGACGACAGCGCGAAGGCCTTCATCGCCAGGATCGGCAGCACGCAAGGCATCAGGTTCAGGATCAGCCCGCCGAGAAAGGCGAGCAATAACGCGGTGAGGAAGCCGCCCGACGCGCTGCCTTCCGCGAAGACCGGCGCCGCCACCGGCCCAGGCTGCGCAGCGACCGCCACCGCTTGCACCGACCCGTCGCGCGACGTCAGCACCAGCACGCCGCGCAGCTCGCGCGTCTTGCCGAAGCCTT
The nucleotide sequence above comes from Rhizomicrobium sp.. Encoded proteins:
- a CDS encoding protein-disulfide reductase DsbD domain-containing protein, with the translated sequence MRAFLTLLLAMLFAVPALAQVDGAPKVQARLIAEQDSIAPGGTMTVAFEQIIRAGWHTYWRNPGDVGQPTTLDWSLPQRWKAGALQWPYPKRLPVGPFMDFGYEGTVWILSSVTAPADAKPGDRVTLKAAASWLVCKEVCVPEDRTLSVTLVVGAPGAARDAAAFAAARTRLPVPAPWPVRYHADGGILDLGIASAGLQLAAPVGVDFFPFDDTVKYTAPQRLGSNRDGLVLRMTPGKGFGKTRELRGVLVLTSRDGSVQAVAVAAQPGPVAAPVFAEGSASGGFLTALLLAFLGGLILNLMPCVLPILAMKAFALSSQAGRDRREAVRESVAYGAGAVLSFLALGGLLLGLRAGGAAIGWGFQLQEPIVVAGFALLMFGVGLNLSGVFEVAGFGGGDRLTHAGGAVGSFFTGVLAVAVAAPCTAPFMAAALGFALTQPAALALGVFLALGIGFAAPFVAVGVSPLLLRALPRPGTWMIVFKQALAFAMYGTAAWLVWVLAQQAGANAVAAVLAAMVAVGFGAWIWGLSRSFAPRGRGIGALLTLVAILAALSCLSVLKALPAQASSVNATGLASEPYSAARLAALRGEGRPVFVNATAAWCITCLVNDEVALSGPRLKAAFARRHVAYVVADWTRRDPAITALLSVHGRYGVPLYLYYPPGAAEATVLPQILTEDTVLAAIGEH